One Lacunisphaera limnophila DNA window includes the following coding sequences:
- a CDS encoding histidine phosphatase family protein, translated as MQGHELLATLNSLTAHRAVAAVLRHAARHPIIDPREPLAAELTAEGLQDAEAFGARITGFDRLRVFHSPVKRCQQTAERIAAGAGRAGLAVELVGPQPELGVAYILDQVETGRLSGVHGEHFVRLWFTNQVPVAFIERGPDVARRKLAYLQSRLRDPSDSGRRLDLHISHDWNVIILRELLLGVRHEEAGWAPFLDGVAFTLEAEKLRAFYRERKAVVP; from the coding sequence ATGCAGGGCCATGAACTCCTCGCCACCCTCAACTCCCTGACCGCGCACCGGGCGGTCGCGGCCGTGCTGCGGCATGCCGCGCGGCACCCGATCATCGATCCCCGCGAACCGCTCGCGGCGGAGCTGACCGCGGAGGGTCTCCAGGACGCGGAAGCCTTCGGGGCGAGGATCACCGGCTTTGACCGGCTGCGGGTCTTCCACAGTCCCGTGAAGCGCTGCCAGCAGACCGCCGAGCGCATCGCCGCGGGCGCGGGCCGGGCCGGTCTGGCGGTCGAGCTCGTCGGCCCGCAACCGGAGCTGGGCGTCGCCTATATCCTCGACCAGGTCGAGACCGGGCGCCTGAGCGGCGTGCACGGCGAACATTTCGTGCGCCTGTGGTTCACCAACCAGGTGCCGGTCGCATTCATCGAGCGAGGGCCGGATGTGGCCCGGCGCAAACTGGCCTATTTGCAGTCACGTTTGCGCGATCCGTCTGATTCCGGCCGGCGGCTTGACCTGCACATTTCGCACGATTGGAACGTGATCATCCTGCGCGAGCTCCTGCTCGGCGTGCGCCACGAGGAGGCGGGCTGGGCCCCGTTCCTCGACGGCGTGGCCTTCACCCTCGAGGCGGAAAAGCTCCGCGCCTTCTATCGGGAGAGGAAAGCGGTGGTGCCGTGA
- a CDS encoding cupin domain-containing protein, whose amino-acid sequence MSSSALLAPDQAAVCSLQAPAQNVAHGIVSQAVLTAPGLRVTLFRFAAGQELSEHTTPARALVQVLAGACEFTFPDRKQVMNAGDLLHMPPKLPHAVRALEDLTILITQATPPAKPVA is encoded by the coding sequence ATGTCTTCCTCCGCCCTCCTCGCCCCCGATCAAGCCGCCGTCTGCTCCCTGCAGGCGCCAGCGCAGAATGTCGCCCACGGCATCGTCAGCCAGGCCGTGCTCACCGCGCCGGGCCTGCGCGTCACGCTGTTCCGCTTCGCCGCGGGGCAGGAGCTGTCGGAGCACACCACGCCCGCCCGGGCCCTCGTCCAGGTGCTGGCCGGCGCCTGTGAGTTTACCTTTCCCGATCGCAAGCAGGTCATGAACGCCGGAGATCTCCTGCATATGCCGCCGAAACTGCCGCACGCCGTGCGCGCGCTCGAGGACCTGACCATCCTGATCACGCAGGCGACGCCGCCGGCCAAGCCTGTCGCTTGA
- a CDS encoding ammonia-forming cytochrome c nitrite reductase subunit c552 translates to MNTSPASRQRGLATWVYVVLLAASAGAAFLILMLYQNVVTRKAEATKDVFRVVEVSDQTEDPAVWGKNYPRQYDSYKRTVDTERTNHGGSEAFQHLDEDPVWRRLFAGYAFGVDYREERGHAYMLLDQRETERVKNFKQPGACLQCHASTLNAYISEGIKAGVPAGKEHWEEQIQKGFEVVCAMPYTEATKLVAHPVSCVDCHDADTMSLRVNRPGFLNGIRALANSDYPTPHLPSIERWRRDGREGRYEPNTDATRQEMRSMVCAQCHVEYYFKGEGKLVTYPWDKGLKVEQIEAYYDEVKHVDFKNTESGAPILKAQHPEFELWSQGIHARSGVSCADCHMPYVREGAIKVSNHHVRSPLLNIAQSCQVCHRIPEQEIKSRALQVQDRNVALLNRGETAVIGLLDAIAAANRAGATDEQLKAARDLHRKAQWRLDFISAENSMGFHAPQEAARILAEAIDYARQGELAVGRDTRPATAAGTGALK, encoded by the coding sequence ATGAATACCTCCCCCGCCTCCCGCCAGCGCGGCCTCGCCACCTGGGTCTACGTCGTCCTCCTCGCCGCCTCGGCCGGCGCCGCCTTCCTGATCCTGATGCTCTATCAGAACGTCGTCACCCGGAAGGCCGAGGCCACCAAGGACGTCTTCCGCGTCGTCGAGGTCAGCGACCAGACGGAGGACCCCGCCGTCTGGGGCAAGAACTACCCGCGCCAGTACGACAGCTACAAGCGCACGGTTGACACCGAGCGCACGAACCACGGCGGCAGCGAAGCCTTCCAGCATCTCGACGAGGACCCGGTGTGGCGCCGCCTGTTCGCCGGCTACGCCTTCGGGGTGGATTACCGCGAGGAGCGCGGCCACGCCTACATGCTGCTCGACCAGCGCGAGACCGAGCGCGTGAAGAACTTCAAGCAGCCCGGCGCCTGCCTCCAGTGCCACGCCTCGACGCTCAACGCCTACATCAGCGAGGGCATCAAGGCCGGCGTGCCCGCGGGCAAGGAGCATTGGGAGGAGCAGATCCAGAAGGGTTTCGAGGTCGTCTGTGCCATGCCCTACACCGAGGCGACCAAGCTCGTGGCCCATCCCGTGTCCTGCGTGGACTGCCACGACGCCGACACGATGAGCCTCCGCGTCAACCGCCCCGGTTTCCTCAACGGCATCCGCGCGCTGGCCAACTCCGACTACCCGACGCCCCACCTGCCCAGCATCGAGCGCTGGCGCCGCGACGGCCGCGAGGGCCGCTACGAGCCCAACACCGACGCCACGCGCCAGGAGATGCGCTCGATGGTCTGCGCCCAATGCCACGTCGAGTATTACTTCAAGGGCGAGGGCAAGCTCGTCACCTACCCGTGGGACAAGGGCCTCAAGGTCGAGCAGATCGAGGCCTATTACGACGAGGTGAAGCACGTGGATTTCAAGAACACCGAGAGCGGCGCGCCGATCCTCAAGGCCCAGCATCCCGAGTTCGAGCTGTGGAGCCAGGGCATCCACGCCCGCAGCGGCGTCTCCTGCGCCGACTGTCACATGCCCTACGTGCGCGAGGGCGCGATCAAGGTCAGCAACCACCATGTCCGCTCGCCGCTCCTCAACATCGCCCAGTCCTGCCAGGTCTGTCACCGCATCCCCGAGCAGGAGATCAAGTCCCGCGCCCTGCAGGTGCAGGACCGCAACGTCGCGCTCCTCAACCGGGGCGAGACCGCCGTCATCGGCCTGCTGGATGCCATCGCCGCCGCGAATCGGGCCGGCGCGACCGATGAGCAGCTCAAGGCCGCGCGCGATCTGCACCGCAAGGCGCAGTGGCGCCTCGACTTCATCTCCGCGGAGAACTCCATGGGTTTCCACGCCCCGCAGGAGGCCGCGCGCATCCTCGCCGAGGCCATCGACTATGCCCGCCAGGGCGAGCTCGCCGTCGGCCGCGACACGAGGCCCGCCACCGCCGCCGGCACCGGGGCGTTGAAGTAG
- the nrfH gene encoding cytochrome c nitrite reductase small subunit, translating into MTLPTPRSRTLFLLAITATLGLFAGLGTYTFTYAHGLSYFSNDPTACVNCHIMREQFDGWLKGPHHTVATCNDCHTPHGFIPKYLSKAENGFWHSKGFTLQDFHEPIMIRRHNVAVLQANCVGCHEQIVDGINTHPGDPQKMLDCLHCHREVGHGPLK; encoded by the coding sequence ATGACGTTGCCCACGCCCCGCTCCCGCACGCTCTTCCTGCTGGCCATCACGGCCACGCTGGGGCTGTTCGCGGGCCTCGGCACCTACACGTTCACCTACGCGCACGGGCTGTCGTATTTCTCCAACGACCCGACCGCCTGCGTGAACTGCCACATCATGCGCGAGCAGTTCGACGGCTGGCTGAAGGGCCCGCACCACACCGTCGCCACCTGCAACGACTGCCACACCCCGCACGGCTTCATCCCAAAATACCTCAGCAAGGCGGAGAACGGCTTCTGGCACTCGAAGGGGTTCACGCTCCAGGACTTTCACGAGCCGATCATGATCCGCCGCCACAACGTCGCCGTGCTCCAGGCCAACTGCGTCGGCTGCCACGAGCAGATCGTGGACGGCATCAACACCCACCCGGGCGACCCGCAGAAGATGCTCGACTGCCTCCACTGCCACCGCGAGGTCGGCCACGGCCCGCTGAAGTAA
- a CDS encoding DUF2249 domain-containing protein — translation MKPHHFKTFDVRPLLARGEEPFALIRARVDGLGAGQGVTIIAPFMPAPLIELLKSEGFGSTMERRADGAWAVNFWKE, via the coding sequence ATGAAACCGCACCATTTCAAAACCTTCGACGTCCGGCCGCTGCTCGCGCGCGGCGAGGAACCCTTCGCCCTCATCCGCGCCCGCGTGGACGGGCTCGGGGCGGGGCAGGGGGTCACGATCATCGCGCCCTTCATGCCCGCGCCCCTCATCGAGCTGCTCAAGAGCGAGGGCTTCGGCTCGACCATGGAACGACGGGCCGACGGCGCGTGGGCCGTGAATTTCTGGAAGGAATGA
- a CDS encoding cytochrome b N-terminal domain-containing protein, translated as MRGARVLAAGDGLLTRTDTLLERWLPREVNPLAHLGPAANVMLLLATLSGVLMLVWYSASVQSAWHSLADLGPRSLGGIVRSVHRYSSDLTMLLVLAHAGRALLARKFADARWLAWVSGLGLIALVWFIGWTGYWLVWDQRAQLLALDTMKVLDVLPVFGEPLQRLFTSDRTVPSLLFFVVFFLHMALPLGVAAGLVLHVARLSRAQWLPDWRLIAWLAGAVLLAAAVYPAANAPVAQMAVKPVALTMDWWYLWPLAITARLSGGGLWLATALAAAGLLTVPAWLARRRPRAVFQATVNVSRCFACTLCSHDCPFGAITMVPRTDGKPFPSQAQVDPDRCVGCGICAGSCDTQGIGLAWFDAQQVARELEGLVVAGVERGTPPALALVCAQTGGGWELFDHVAWARRLPGYAVRPVPCSGWVEPKLLERLISKGAAAVLIVGCGSAEAFAREGNRWMPARLDGTREPAFRPNRADPRRTAHVNFDPLRSHLLTTAAQRLRERQPVAPVQAGAGSGRCWRRPS; from the coding sequence GTGCGCGGCGCCCGCGTGCTCGCCGCGGGTGACGGGTTGCTGACGAGGACCGACACGCTGCTTGAGCGATGGCTGCCGCGGGAAGTGAACCCGCTGGCCCACCTCGGGCCCGCGGCCAACGTCATGCTGCTGCTGGCCACGCTCTCCGGGGTGCTGATGCTGGTCTGGTATTCGGCGAGCGTGCAGTCGGCCTGGCACTCGTTGGCCGACCTCGGGCCGCGTTCCCTTGGCGGCATCGTGCGCAGTGTGCACCGCTACTCCTCGGACCTCACGATGTTGCTGGTGCTGGCGCATGCGGGGCGTGCGCTGCTGGCGCGGAAGTTCGCCGACGCGCGCTGGCTTGCGTGGGTGAGCGGTCTGGGGCTGATCGCCCTGGTCTGGTTCATCGGCTGGACGGGCTACTGGCTGGTCTGGGACCAGCGGGCCCAGTTGCTGGCGCTGGACACGATGAAGGTCCTCGACGTGCTGCCGGTCTTCGGCGAGCCGCTGCAGCGTCTGTTCACCTCGGACCGGACGGTGCCATCGCTGTTGTTCTTCGTCGTCTTCTTCCTGCACATGGCGCTGCCGCTGGGGGTCGCGGCGGGGCTGGTGCTGCATGTGGCGCGCCTGAGCCGGGCGCAGTGGCTGCCGGACTGGCGGCTCATTGCCTGGCTCGCGGGCGCGGTGCTGCTCGCCGCGGCGGTCTATCCCGCGGCCAACGCCCCGGTGGCGCAGATGGCGGTGAAGCCCGTGGCGCTGACCATGGACTGGTGGTATCTCTGGCCGCTCGCGATCACCGCGCGCCTCTCCGGCGGGGGGCTGTGGCTGGCGACCGCGCTGGCGGCGGCCGGGCTGCTCACGGTGCCGGCGTGGCTGGCCCGGCGCCGGCCGCGCGCGGTCTTCCAGGCCACGGTCAATGTCTCCCGGTGTTTTGCCTGCACGCTCTGCTCGCACGATTGCCCCTTCGGCGCGATCACCATGGTGCCCCGCACCGACGGCAAGCCGTTTCCCTCCCAGGCGCAGGTCGATCCCGACCGCTGCGTGGGCTGCGGCATCTGTGCGGGTTCCTGCGACACACAGGGCATCGGCCTGGCGTGGTTTGACGCCCAGCAGGTGGCGAGGGAACTGGAGGGGCTCGTGGTCGCGGGCGTGGAGCGCGGTACGCCGCCGGCGCTCGCGCTCGTTTGCGCGCAGACCGGCGGCGGCTGGGAGTTGTTTGACCACGTGGCGTGGGCCCGGCGCCTGCCGGGCTATGCGGTGCGCCCCGTCCCGTGCTCGGGCTGGGTCGAACCCAAGCTGCTGGAGCGCCTCATCAGCAAGGGGGCGGCGGCGGTCCTGATCGTGGGCTGCGGGTCGGCCGAGGCCTTCGCCCGCGAGGGCAACCGCTGGATGCCCGCCCGCCTCGACGGTACGCGCGAACCGGCCTTCCGGCCCAACCGCGCCGATCCGCGCAGGACCGCCCACGTCAATTTTGACCCGCTGCGGTCGCACCTGCTCACGACGGCCGCGCAACGCCTGCGCGAACGCCAACCGGTCGCGCCGGTTCAGGCGGGGGCCGGCTCCGGGCGGTGCTGGCGGCGACCGTCCTGA
- a CDS encoding SCO family protein — MLTPTHAPGPAIIPAPAHVDSPGERFLTGPGLLVFLFTALAAYEGFLLLTIFGPTEGGLLGDFVRDFQLWCYRGDPRTGGISWLAVSVMMLEPCFIVGAAVVLWRQVIVPLRDPRLWLAHTRAAAAGFGVIAICVAGLVYYARLDAARAQELPPFPGARIRVNLAVPDAPLLDQRGMDFRLADLRGQVVLVTGVYAACSTTCPEIFKEVQALLTEFTAAERADLRVVALSLNPEYETTEIMAAMAEGRGFTYPEFRYVNGRDPAGMRDVLKRLQFSVTRNPETGVLDHANLFLLVDRSGRIAYRFTLDPRHRAWLRAGLRQLLLESHAPIPAQ; from the coding sequence ATGCTCACCCCCACCCACGCACCCGGGCCGGCCATCATCCCGGCGCCGGCCCACGTTGACTCGCCCGGCGAGCGGTTTCTCACCGGGCCGGGCCTGCTGGTGTTCCTGTTCACGGCACTGGCGGCCTACGAGGGGTTCCTGCTGCTGACGATCTTCGGGCCGACCGAGGGCGGCTTGCTGGGGGATTTTGTGCGCGACTTCCAACTCTGGTGTTACCGGGGCGACCCGCGCACCGGCGGCATCTCGTGGCTGGCCGTGTCGGTGATGATGTTGGAGCCCTGCTTCATTGTCGGTGCGGCGGTGGTGCTGTGGCGCCAGGTCATCGTGCCGCTCCGCGATCCGCGGCTCTGGCTCGCGCATACCCGAGCCGCCGCGGCCGGGTTTGGTGTGATCGCCATCTGCGTGGCCGGGCTGGTCTATTACGCCCGGCTCGATGCGGCCCGCGCCCAGGAACTGCCCCCGTTCCCCGGCGCCCGCATCCGCGTGAACCTCGCCGTGCCCGATGCGCCGCTGCTCGACCAGCGCGGCATGGACTTCCGCCTGGCTGACCTGCGCGGGCAGGTGGTGCTGGTCACCGGCGTCTATGCCGCCTGCTCCACGACTTGCCCGGAGATATTCAAGGAAGTCCAGGCCCTGCTGACTGAGTTCACTGCCGCCGAGCGCGCGGACCTGCGCGTCGTCGCCCTCTCGCTGAACCCGGAATACGAGACCACCGAGATCATGGCCGCGATGGCGGAGGGCCGCGGCTTCACCTACCCGGAGTTCCGCTACGTCAACGGCCGTGATCCCGCCGGGATGCGCGACGTGTTGAAGCGGCTCCAGTTCTCCGTCACCCGCAATCCCGAGACCGGGGTACTCGACCACGCCAACCTGTTCCTGCTCGTCGACCGCTCCGGCCGGATCGCCTACCGCTTCACGCTGGATCCGCGCCACCGGGCGTGGCTCCGCGCCGGCCTGCGGCAACTCCTGCTTGAATCCCATGCCCCCATTCCTGCCCAATAA
- a CDS encoding cbb3-type cytochrome c oxidase subunit I, with protein sequence MTTAPASSSHALTAPGVPGRVCGTTGLSVCLDAQRFIKLNAVVGIVFLLLGGIAALLLALTRWQTVHLLPADWFYRILTFHGINMLILWILFFEVAILYFACTTPLNARLFSRKVAWVSFGMMLTGGVMVDYIILAGQADVMMTSYLPLLAHPLFYLGIILVAVGTLIGVFNFFATLYVAKRDQAYTGSVPIVTFGATAAAIIAVVTLLHGAIVMIPTFTYSMGWTPQPDPAWYRLIWWGLGHQSQQVNVCAMVSVWYLLSHVILGARPVNEAVCRTAFVLYILFINLASAHHLLVDPGVGATWKIWNTSYAMYLAVLASMIHGFTVPAGIEIAMREKGYTRGIFGWVTALPWKNPALSATVLSVIIFGFLGGITGVTLGTQQINIIAHNTLRIPGHFHVTVVGGTSLAFMGLAYYVIPLIFQRDFILRGVARWQPWLFGLGITLMSFGMSFAGSMGVSRRSWDIDAQGIYGPAAHLWLGVLGIGGVLAFLGLLTFVLLCVGTLFFGRKIGAGTAMSDWGTPPALAGSAAGSLAQDHYATKGTIVLTILFLACFAVYYFANWKALADVWPVR encoded by the coding sequence ATGACCACCGCCCCTGCTTCCTCCTCCCACGCGCTCACCGCGCCCGGCGTCCCCGGCCGCGTCTGCGGCACGACCGGCCTGAGCGTCTGCCTCGACGCCCAGCGCTTCATCAAGCTCAATGCCGTCGTCGGCATCGTCTTCCTCCTGCTCGGCGGCATCGCCGCGCTCCTGCTGGCCCTCACCCGCTGGCAGACCGTGCACCTTCTGCCGGCGGACTGGTTCTACCGCATCCTCACCTTCCACGGCATCAACATGCTGATCCTGTGGATCCTCTTTTTCGAGGTCGCCATCCTCTACTTCGCCTGCACCACGCCGCTCAACGCCCGGCTCTTTTCCAGGAAGGTCGCGTGGGTCTCGTTCGGCATGATGCTCACCGGCGGCGTGATGGTGGACTACATCATCCTCGCGGGGCAGGCCGACGTGATGATGACCTCCTACCTGCCGTTGCTGGCGCACCCGCTGTTCTACCTCGGCATCATCCTCGTCGCGGTGGGCACGCTCATCGGCGTGTTCAACTTCTTTGCCACGCTCTACGTGGCCAAGCGGGACCAGGCCTATACCGGCTCGGTGCCGATCGTCACCTTTGGCGCCACCGCCGCGGCCATCATCGCCGTCGTCACGCTGCTCCATGGCGCCATCGTGATGATCCCGACCTTCACCTATTCGATGGGTTGGACGCCCCAGCCCGACCCGGCCTGGTATCGCCTCATCTGGTGGGGCCTCGGCCACCAGTCGCAGCAGGTCAATGTCTGCGCGATGGTGAGCGTGTGGTATCTGCTCTCGCACGTCATCCTGGGCGCACGCCCGGTCAACGAGGCTGTGTGCCGCACCGCCTTCGTGCTCTACATCCTCTTCATCAACCTCGCCTCGGCCCACCATCTGCTGGTCGACCCGGGCGTCGGGGCCACGTGGAAGATTTGGAACACGTCCTACGCCATGTATCTCGCCGTGCTGGCCTCGATGATCCACGGCTTCACCGTGCCGGCCGGCATCGAGATCGCCATGCGCGAGAAGGGCTACACGCGCGGCATCTTCGGCTGGGTCACCGCCCTCCCGTGGAAAAATCCCGCGCTTTCCGCCACCGTCCTGTCGGTCATCATCTTCGGTTTCCTCGGCGGCATCACGGGGGTCACGCTCGGCACGCAGCAGATCAACATCATCGCGCACAACACGCTGCGCATCCCCGGGCATTTTCATGTCACGGTGGTCGGCGGCACCTCGCTGGCCTTCATGGGCCTGGCCTACTACGTGATCCCGCTGATCTTCCAGCGCGATTTCATCCTGCGCGGGGTCGCCCGCTGGCAGCCGTGGCTGTTCGGTCTCGGCATCACGCTGATGTCCTTTGGCATGTCGTTTGCCGGTTCCATGGGCGTCTCGCGGCGCAGCTGGGATATCGACGCGCAGGGTATCTACGGCCCCGCCGCGCATCTCTGGCTCGGCGTGCTTGGCATCGGCGGTGTGCTCGCCTTCCTCGGCCTGCTCACCTTCGTGCTGCTCTGCGTGGGCACGCTGTTCTTCGGCCGGAAGATCGGCGCGGGCACAGCCATGTCGGACTGGGGCACGCCGCCGGCCTTGGCGGGCAGTGCGGCCGGTTCGCTGGCCCAGGACCATTACGCCACCAAGGGCACCATCGTCCTGACCATCCTCTTCCTCGCCTGCTTCGCGGTGTATTACTTCGCGAACTGGAAGGCCCTGGCCGACGTCTGGCCGGTGCGCTGA
- a CDS encoding mechanosensitive ion channel family protein yields the protein MPTVHVPAGFSPALANEPPDRVVGSRLAATGARFWFLLAVGSLVLAGLLSLTLVVGRLPFMGWLFTDPLFFKRALVVHVDLAMVVWFQAGAATFLALALGAAIPRVGKVVAGALAFAGVIGLLAGAVMPGAQPVLANYVPVIDHPVFIGGLVCWFAGTGVFFAGALAAPAACPRILPDDALVALRASALANLVALATFIAAWRTTLPGLPAIGYYELLAWGGGHVLQVANVAMMLGLWLMLLHRWSGHTVISPAAIRWLLAALVLPQGVLPLLALAGTSRPAYTETATQLMRWTIFPVVLIVLGLGLRHVGRHWAQRAAAGNWRLVGLAGSATLTVLGFILGSLIRGSSTLVPGHYHCAIGAVTLALMTAAYDFCAATSAGAPPAMRWRRVQLLCFGCGQAVFGLGFALAGAYGLGRKQYGAEQHVRSVGEYLGLGVMGLGGLVAVAGGLLFLAVMLRCIGTWRHRSPQPV from the coding sequence ATGCCCACGGTCCATGTCCCTGCCGGGTTTTCGCCCGCCCTCGCCAACGAACCGCCTGATCGCGTCGTCGGGTCCCGGCTGGCGGCCACGGGCGCGCGTTTCTGGTTTCTCCTGGCGGTGGGCAGCCTCGTGCTGGCCGGGCTGCTGTCCTTGACCCTTGTCGTGGGTCGGCTGCCGTTCATGGGCTGGTTGTTCACCGACCCGCTTTTCTTCAAGCGCGCGCTCGTGGTGCATGTGGATCTCGCCATGGTCGTCTGGTTCCAGGCCGGAGCCGCGACCTTCCTCGCCCTCGCGCTGGGCGCGGCGATCCCGCGGGTCGGCAAGGTCGTCGCCGGCGCGCTGGCCTTCGCCGGCGTGATCGGCTTGCTCGCCGGCGCGGTGATGCCCGGCGCCCAGCCGGTCCTGGCCAATTACGTGCCGGTGATCGATCACCCGGTCTTCATCGGCGGCCTCGTCTGCTGGTTCGCCGGCACGGGGGTGTTTTTCGCCGGGGCCCTCGCGGCCCCGGCCGCGTGCCCCCGCATCCTGCCCGATGATGCGCTCGTCGCGCTCCGCGCCTCCGCGCTGGCCAACCTGGTGGCGCTTGCCACCTTCATCGCCGCCTGGCGCACGACGCTGCCCGGCCTGCCGGCCATCGGTTATTACGAGCTGCTGGCCTGGGGTGGGGGCCATGTTCTGCAGGTCGCCAACGTCGCGATGATGCTGGGGCTTTGGCTGATGCTTCTGCACCGCTGGTCGGGGCACACCGTGATTTCACCCGCGGCCATCCGCTGGCTGCTGGCCGCGCTCGTGCTGCCGCAGGGCGTGCTGCCGTTGCTCGCGCTCGCCGGCACCTCCCGTCCGGCCTACACCGAGACAGCGACGCAGTTGATGCGGTGGACGATCTTCCCGGTCGTCCTGATCGTGCTGGGCCTCGGCCTCCGGCACGTGGGGCGGCACTGGGCGCAGCGCGCCGCCGCCGGCAACTGGCGCCTGGTCGGTCTGGCCGGCAGTGCCACGCTGACCGTGCTCGGCTTCATCCTCGGCTCGCTTATCCGCGGCTCCAGCACGCTCGTGCCCGGTCACTATCACTGCGCCATCGGCGCGGTGACGCTGGCGCTGATGACGGCCGCCTATGATTTCTGCGCCGCGACGTCGGCGGGGGCCCCGCCCGCGATGCGCTGGCGCCGGGTCCAGCTCCTGTGCTTCGGCTGCGGCCAGGCGGTCTTCGGCCTCGGCTTCGCGCTCGCCGGAGCCTACGGGCTCGGCCGCAAGCAATACGGCGCGGAGCAGCACGTGCGCTCCGTCGGCGAATACCTCGGCCTCGGCGTCATGGGCCTCGGCGGCCTCGTGGCGGTGGCCGGCGGCCTCCTTTTCCTCGCGGTCATGTTGCGCTGCATCGGCACGTGGCGGCACCGCTCACCCCAACCCGTCTGA
- a CDS encoding plastocyanin/azurin family copper-binding protein, whose translation MNHPTRILLALVAGASLLFTGCGKSEAPAPSAAPADGVRTIEITANDTMKFNLTEIRAQPGEKLRVALTNLGRMPKQAMGHNWVLLTPRDDAAVLAFAASAAARMPDYLPDDKSAVLAHTRILGGGESDTIEFTVPAQPGEYPFLCTFPGHAALMKGKLIVRP comes from the coding sequence ATGAACCACCCAACCCGAATTCTGCTGGCGCTCGTCGCCGGCGCCTCCCTCCTGTTCACCGGCTGCGGCAAGTCCGAAGCCCCCGCTCCCAGCGCGGCCCCCGCCGACGGGGTGCGGACCATCGAGATCACCGCGAATGACACGATGAAATTCAACCTGACGGAAATCCGCGCCCAGCCCGGCGAGAAGCTGCGCGTCGCCCTCACCAACCTGGGCCGGATGCCCAAACAGGCGATGGGGCACAATTGGGTCCTGCTCACGCCCCGCGACGACGCGGCCGTGCTCGCCTTCGCCGCTTCCGCCGCCGCGAGGATGCCCGACTATCTCCCCGACGATAAGTCCGCCGTGTTGGCGCACACCCGGATCCTCGGCGGCGGCGAGAGCGATACCATCGAATTCACGGTGCCTGCCCAACCCGGCGAGTATCCCTTCCTCTGCACGTTCCCCGGCCACGCCGCGTTGATGAAGGGCAAGCTCATCGTCCGCCCATGA
- a CDS encoding SCO family protein translates to MKTKITLCLALAICRSLLAGDALSPSRASTLLQEDKPAACCAAEPAPKSAACCPTEPEKKDACCSVTEIENRDSQIQNFSPASLYQLDATFTDDRGQPFALGALRGRPVVLTMFFASCGYACPLLLTDMQAIRAKLPAAIRDRAAFVLVSFDTVRDTPAALALYRGQRQLDASWTLLHGDDGAVRELAALLGVKYRQEADGMFAHSNLITILNPAGEVVHQRTGLQGGLDETVRALAAAR, encoded by the coding sequence ATGAAAACGAAAATCACCCTCTGCCTGGCCCTGGCCATTTGTAGGAGCCTGCTTGCAGGCGATGCCTTGAGCCCGTCGCGTGCCAGCACGCTCCTACAAGAAGACAAACCCGCCGCCTGCTGCGCCGCCGAGCCCGCACCCAAATCGGCCGCGTGTTGTCCGACCGAACCCGAGAAGAAAGACGCGTGCTGCTCAGTGACAGAAATCGAAAATCGAGACTCACAAATCCAAAATTTCTCCCCCGCCTCCCTCTACCAGCTCGACGCCACCTTCACCGACGACCGCGGCCAGCCGTTCGCCCTCGGCGCGCTGCGCGGGCGGCCCGTCGTGCTCACGATGTTCTTCGCCTCCTGCGGCTACGCGTGCCCGCTTTTGCTCACGGACATGCAGGCCATCCGGGCGAAGCTCCCCGCGGCGATCCGGGACCGGGCGGCGTTCGTGCTCGTGTCCTTCGACACCGTGCGCGACACCCCGGCCGCGCTCGCCCTCTACCGCGGCCAGCGCCAGCTCGACGCCTCGTGGACGCTCCTGCACGGCGACGACGGCGCGGTCCGGGAACTCGCCGCGCTGCTGGGCGTGAAGTACCGGCAGGAGGCCGACGGCATGTTCGCCCACTCGAATCTCATCACGATCCTCAATCCCGCCGGCGAGGTCGTGCACCAGCGCACCGGCCTGCAGGGCGGGCTCGACGAGACGGTGCGGGCCCTGGCCGCCGCCCGCTGA